The Medicago truncatula cultivar Jemalong A17 chromosome 4, MtrunA17r5.0-ANR, whole genome shotgun sequence genome includes a region encoding these proteins:
- the LOC11441377 gene encoding homeobox-leucine zipper protein HDG2, translating to MFQSNLLEAGQFHPLEMMQNTSESDVPRIREDEFESGTKSCSENHEGGAASGEEQGPRPKRKRYHRHTQHQIQEMESFFKECPHPDDKQRKELSRELGLEPLQVKFWFQNKRTQMKTQHERSENSQLRADNEKLRADNMRYREALSNASCPNCGGPTAIGEMSFDEHHLRLENARLREEIDRISTMAAKYVGKPVVNYSNISPSLPPRTEIGFGNPQGIGTMDMYGASGDILRSISGPTEADKPIIIELAVAAMEELIGMAQMGDPLWLRTTPEGAATVLNEDEYVRSFPRGIGPKPNGFKCEASRESSVVIMNHVNLVEILMDVNQWSTVFAGIVSRAVTVEVLSTGVAGNYNGALQVMTAEFQVPSPLVPTRESYFVRYCKQHPDGTWAVVDVSLDNLRPSPSSRCRRRPSGCLIQEMPNGYSKVTWVEHVEVDERGVHNLYKQLVNTGDAFGAKRWVATLDRQCERLASSMATNIPTVDVGVITNQEGRKSMLKLAERMVISFCGGVSASTAHTWTTLSGTGADDVRVMTRKSVDDPGRPPGIVLSAATSFWLPVPPTQVFEFLRNENSRTEWDILSNGGVVQEMAHIANGRDTGNCVSLLRVNSPNSSQSNMLILQESVTDATGSFVIYAPVDMVAMNVVLNGGDPDYVALLPSGFAILSDGNGNGVGGETGGGVGAGAGGGGSLLTVAFQILVDSTPTAKLSLGSVATVNSLIACTVERIKASLSGESA from the exons ATGTTTCAGTCAAACCTCTTGGAAGCTGGTCAGTTCCATCCATTAGAGATGATGCAAAACACTTCAGAAAGCGATGTTCCTCGAATTCGAGAAGATGAATTCGAAAGTGGCACCAAATCTTGCAGTGAAAACCATGAAGGTGGTGCTGCTTCTGGTGAAGAACAAGGACCACGTCCTAAAAGAAAACGTTACCACCGCCACACTCAGCACCAGATCCAAGAAATGGAATC TTTCTTCAAGGAGTGTCCACACCCAGATGACAAGCAAAGGAAGGAGTTAAGCAGAGAGTTAGGGCTTGAGCCTTTGCAAGTCAAGTTTTGGTTTCAAAACAAAAGGACTCAAATGAAG ACACAACATGAACGTTCGGAGAATTCTCAGTTAAGAGCAGATAATGAAAAGCTTAGAGCTGATAACATGAGGTATAGAGAAGCTCTTAGCAATGCTTCATGTCCTAATTGTGGTGGTCCAACAGCTATAGGTGAAATGTCATTTGATGAACATCATTTGAGGCTTGAAAATGCAAGGCTAAGAGAAGAG attGATAGAATTTCAACAATGGCAGCGAAGTACGTTGGGAAGCCAGTGGTGAACTACTCAAACATTTCACCATCTCTCCCACCACGTACGGAAATTGGTTTCGGCAACCCACAAGGGATTGGTACTATGGACATGTATGGAGCCAGTGGAGATATTCTAAGGTCAATTAGTGGGCCGACCGAAGCTGACAAACCAATTATAATAGAATTAGCTGTTGCAGCTATGGAAGAGCTTATTGGGATGGCTCAAATGGGTGATCCTCTTTGGCTAAGAACTACACCTGAAGGAGCTGCTACCGTGCTTaatgaagatgaatatgttagGTCGTTTCCTCGTGGGATTGGACCTAAACCTAATGGTTTCAAATGTGAAGCTTCGAGGGAATCTAGCGTTGTTATCATGAATCATGTCAACCTTGTTGAGATTCTCATGGATGTG aaCCAATGGTCAACAGTGTTTGCTGGAATTGTTTCAAGAGCTGTGACTGTGGAGGTGTTGTCAACTGGAGTGGCAGGAAACTACAATGGTGCTTTACAAGTG ATGACAGCAGAGTTTCAAGTACCTTCACCCCTTGTGCCGACTCGTGAGAGTTACTTTGTAAGGTATTGTAAACAACATCCTGACGGGACATGGGCAGTTGTGGATGTGTCTTTGGATAATCTGCGCCCGAGTCCTTCATCTAGATGTAGAAGAAGGCCTTCTGGTTGCTTAATTCAAGAGATGCCAAATGGTTACTCAAAG GTGACATGGGTTGAGCATGTAGAAGTGGATGAGAGGGGTGTTCATAATCTATACAAGCAACTTGTTAACACTGGAGATGCATTTGGTGCAAAACGTTGGGTTGCGACTTTAGATCGACAATGTGAAAGACTTGCTAGCTCCATGGCAACAAACATTCCCACCGTTGATGTTGGGG TGATAACAAACCAAGAAGGGAGGAAGAGTATGTTGAAACTGGCAGAGAGAATGGTGATAAGTTTCTGTGGTGGAGTGAGTGCTTCAACAGCACACACATGGACAACACTGTCTGGAACAGGAGCCGATGATGTGAGAGTGATGACTCGTAAGAGTGTCGATGATCCTGGAAGACCTCCTGGTATTGTTCTTAGTGCTGCTACTTCTTTTTGGCTTCCTGTTCCACCAACACAAGTTTTTGAATTTCTTCGTAACGAGAACTCCAGAACTGAG TGGGATATTCTTTCTAATGGTGGAGTTGTCCAAGAAATGGCGCACATTGCAAATGGACGAGATACTGGAAATTGTGTGTCTCTCCTTAGAGTAAAT AGTCCAAATTCGAGCCAGAGCAACATGTTAATACTACAAGAGAGTGTAACAGATGCAACAGGCTCATTTGTTATCTATGCGCCAGTAGATATGGTTGCTATGAATGTAGTTCTAAATGGAGGAGATCCAGATTATGTTGCACTTCTTCCATCAGGATTTGCTATCCTCTCtgatggaaatggaaatggagTCGGCGGTGAAACTGGAGGAGGAGTAGGAGCTGGTGCTGGTGGTGGTGGATCCCTTCTGACCGTCGCTTTTCAAATCTTGGTTGATTCTACTCCAACTGCTAAACTCTCTCTTGGATCAGTTGCTACTGTTAATAGTCTTATCGCTTGTACTGTTGAGAGAATCAAAGCTTCTTTATCTGGTGAAAGTGCTTAG
- the LOC25492129 gene encoding receptor-like protein Cf-9, producing the protein MGSFFIVLPCFALHLFFVLLLTHFTSHTLSFCNQHDSSALLHFKNSFSVNTSSQLDICSSTSFKTKSWKNGTDCCKWDGVTCDTESDYVVGLDLSCNNLKGELHPNSTILQLRHLQQLNLAFNNFSGSSMPIGISDLVNITHLNLSYCDLNGDIHSTISHLSKLVSLDLSGYSYEKVGLKLNSFTWKKLIHNATKLRDLYLNGVNMSSIGESSLSMLNNLSSSLVSLHLANTGLQGNLLSDILSLSNLQRLDLSHNQDLSGQLPKSNWSTPLRYLYLSHTAFSGEISYSIGQLKSLTHLVLSFCNFDGMVPLSLWNLTQLTYLDLSNNKLNGFIGEFSTYSLKSLYLSNNNLQGHFPNSIFELQNLTALDLSSTNLSGVVDFHQFSKLNKLGYLDLSHNTFLSINTDSIADSILPNLFSLDLSYANINSFPKFQTRNLQRLDLSNNNIHGKIPKWFHKKLLNTWNDIWYIDLSFNKLQGDIPIPSYGLQYFSLSNNNFTGDISSTFCNASTLNLLNLAHNNLTGMIPQCLGTLTSLNVLDMQMNNLYGSIPKTFSKGNAFQTIKLNGNQLEGPLPQSLSHCSYLEVLDLGDNNIEDTFPSWLETLQELQVLVLRSNNLHGVITCSSTKHPFPKLRIFDVSNNNFSGTLPTSCIQNFQGMMNVDDSQIGLQYMGTDNYYNDSVVVIVKGFSMELTRILTTFTTIDLSNNMFEGEIPQVIGELYSLIGLNLSKNGITGSIPQSLSHLRNLEWLDLSCNQLTGEILEALANLNFLSFLNLSQNHFKGIIPTGQQFNTFGNDSYQGNTMLCGLPFSNSCKNEEDLPQHSTSEDEEESGFGWKAVTIGYACGAIFGLLLGYNVFFFTGKPQCLARHVERMFNIRLKRTINRATANRRRMN; encoded by the exons ATGGGGtccttttttattgttttgccTTGTTTTGCCCTTCACTTGTTCTTTGTGCTGCTGCTTACTCACTTTACTTCACACACTTTGTCATTCTGCAACCAACATGACAGCTCTGCTTTGTTACATttcaaaaactcattttctgtCAACACTTCATCTCAACTTGATATTTGTTCCTCTACTTCTTTCAAGACAAAATCTTGGAAAAACGGTACGGATTGTTGCAAGTGGGATGGTGTCACGTGTGACACTGAATCAGATTACGTGGTTGGTTTGGACCTCAGTTGCAACAATTTGAAAGGTGAATTACATCCCAATAGCACTATCCTCCAGTTAAGACACCTTCAACAACTCAACTTggcttttaataatttttctggGTCTTCAATGCCTATTGGTATTAGCGATTTAGTGAATATCACACATCTAAATCTATCATACTGTGACCTCAATGGTGACATTCACTCCACAATCTCTCATTTGTCAAAATTAGTATCTCTTGATCTTAGCGGTTACTCGTACGAAAAAGTGGGATTGAAACTCAATTCGTTCACTTGGAAGAAACTCATTCATAATGCTACTAAATTAAGGGATCTTTATCTAAATGGAGTGAACATGTCTTCAATTGGAGAGAGCTCTTTGTCAATGCTAAACAATTTGTCATCCTCTTTGGTTTCTCTTCATCTAGCAAACACTGGTTTGCAAGGAAATTTGTTAAGTGACATACTCTCTTTGTCAAATCTTCAAAGACTAGATTTGTCACATAATCAAGACCTTAGTGGTCAACTTCCAAAATCCAACTGGAGCACTCCTCTAAGGTACTTGTACCTCTCTCATACTGCTTTCTCAGGAGAAATCTCCTATTCCATAGGTCAATTAAAGTCTCTTACTCATTTAGTCCTTTCATTTTGCAATTTTGATGGGATGGTTCCTCTATCTTTGTGGAACCTCACTCAACTAACATATTTGGATCTTTCAAATAATAAACTTAACG GGTTCATTGGTGAGTTCTCAACATATTCTTTGAAGTCTTTGTATCTCTCTAATAACAACCTACAAGGCCATTTTCCAAATTCAATATTTGAACTCCAAAATCTTACCGCCCTAGATTTATCATCAACAAACTTGAGTGGTGTTGTGGATTTTcaccaattttcaaaattaaacaaactagGGTATCTCGATCTTTCACACAATACTTTTCTTTCTATCAACACTGATAGCATTGCTGACTCCATCTTACCCAACCTTTTTTCATTAGATTTATCTTATGCTAATATTAATAGTTTTCCTAAATTCCAAACACGAAATCTTCAAAGATTAGATCTCTCCAATAACAACATTCATGGAAAAATTCCCAAATGGTTTCATAAGAAGCTCTTAAACACATGGAATGACATTTGGTACATTGATCTTAGTTTCAACAAATTGCAAGGAGACATTCCAATTCCATCTTATGGCCTTCAATACTTTTCGCTCTCAAACAACAACTTCACAGGAGACATTTCTTCAAC ATTCTGCAATGCAAGTACCCTTAATTTGCTTAATTTGGCTCACAACAATTTGACAGGTATGATTCCACAATGCCTAGGAACATTAACTTCTCTTAATGTATTGGATATGCAAATGAACAACCTCTATGGAAGCATTCCTAAAACCTTTTCCAAAGGAAATGCATTTCAGACTATAAAGTTGAATGGAAACCAATTGGAAGGACCATTACCACAGTCTTTGTCTCACTGTTCATATCTTGAAGTTTTGGACCTTGGTGACAACAACATAGAGGATACATTTCCCAGTTGGCTTGAAACTCTACAAGAGTTACAGGTACTCGTTTTACGATCTAATAATCTTCATGGAGTAATCACTTGTTCTAGCACCAAGCATCCATTTCCTAAGTTGAGAATTTTTGATGTCTCTAACAACAATTTTAGTGGCACCTTGCCAACATCATGCATCCAGAACTTTCAAGGAATGATGAATGTGGATGATAGCCAGATTGGTTTGCAATACATGGGCACGGACAATTACTACAACGATTCTGTGGTGGTCATAGTGAAAGGTTTTTCTATGGAGCTAACAAGGATATTGACTACTTTCACAACTATTGATTTATCAAATAACATGTTTGAAGGTGAAATTCCACAAGTCATTGGAGAGTTATATTCTCTCATTGGACTTAACCTTTCAAAAAATGGAATCACGGGTAGCATTCCACAATCTTTGAGTCATTTGAGAAATTTGGAGTGGTTGGACCTCTCATGCAACCAATTGACGGGAGAGATTCTTGAGGCTTTGGCAAATTTgaatttcctttctttcttaaaCCTTTCACAAAACCACTTTAAAGGAATCATACCTACAGGTCAACAATTTAATACATTTGGAAATGATTCCTATCAAGGGAATACAATGTTGTGTGGATTGCCATTCTCTaattcatgcaaaaatgaggaAGATCTGCCACAACATTCAACatctgaagatgaagaagaatcaGGATTTGGCTGGAAAGCGGTAACAATCGGATATGCATGTGGTGCAATATTCGGGTTGCTCTTGGGATATAATGTATTCTTCTTCACTGGAAAACCCCAATGCCTTGCAAGACATGTTGAACGTATGTTTAACATAAGATTGAAAAGAACAATCAACAGAGCAACCGCAAATCGCCGAAGAATGAATTAA
- the LOC120579951 gene encoding lisH domain-containing protein C1711.05-like yields METKDLVSSLKVHEISLNEHESSKKSKSIALPSKGKSSKALKVVESEEESPDGDSDEDPTEKMAMLSNKLEYLAKKNRKFLMKKEAWTLADCPDLQKEKSKDKSKRSSFNTRKFRKQIKKSLMATWEDLDSDSDSEKEDSEEDSKVAVGLVATVTSEADSDSDYEDENEICLRPKKDESEECPEAQPTSEAKPTSEAQSENASEDIQDDSQQSVSNEIFKKIMHYESAKETLDALEKLYSGDGKLKKVRLQALRRHYEVLTMEEEEFVSQYFDKVINLTNQMTRNGETVTDVMKWP; encoded by the exons ATGGAGACCAAAG atcttgtcagctCTCTAAAAGTTCATGAGATTAGTCTTAATGAACATGAGTCATCTAAGAAAAGCAAAtccattgctctaccatctaaagggaAGTCATCAAAAGCTCTCAAAGTTGtggaatctgaagaagaatcacctgatggagattctgatgaggATCCTACTGAGAAGATGGCTATGCTCTCAAATAAGCTTGAGTATCTAGCGAAGAAGAATAGGAAGTTTCTGATGAAGAAAG aagcatGGACacttgctgattgccctgatcttcagaaggagaaatcAAAAGACAAGTCAAAGAGGTCAAGTTTCAATACTAGGAAATTccgaaagcaaatcaaaaagagtttgatggcGACATGGGAAGATTTAGACAGTGATTCAGACTCTGAAAAGGAAGATTCTGAAGAAGATTCTAAAGTAGCTGTTGGGTTAGTAGCTACAGTGACTTCAGAAGCAGATTCAGATTCAgattatgaagatgaaaatgagataTGTCTAAGGCCAAAG AAAGATGAATCTGAAGAATGTCCAGAAGCTCAACCCACCTCAGAAGCTAAACCAACCTCAGAAGCACAAagtgaaaatgcttctgaagatATTCAAGATGACTCTCAACAA AGTGTAAGCAATGAGATCTTTAAGAAGATCATGCATTATGAAAGCGCGAAGGAGACATTGGATGCATTAGAGAAACTATATTCTGGTGATGGTAAATTGAAGAAGGTGAGACTGCAAGCTTTGAGAAGACATTATGAAGTGTTgacaatggaagaagaagaatttgtTAGTCAATACTTTGATAAGGTGATCAATCTTACAAATCAGATGACAAGGAATGGTGAAACTGTCACTGATGTGATGAAG TGGCCCTAG
- the LOC11445702 gene encoding probable WRKY transcription factor 31, with translation MDATHSTIPFQVSSNENQTFQISSHETRIEFDFFKDNNNDHHHVETQVDDHIHTDTPSLLELKMSIGPNPVTTNTSSDQSLMDDDMPPNLEDKKFKREMAIIQGKIERKKMENCRLKMMYDELRTDYNYMQMRFEKMMQDHNVKEVTGKEVFDGNFKEKKRTENGGVMGPMKFMDLGLASNKVKEVKGKEVFDGKFGDKKRMKNDGELVKRKYVDAGLDTNKVKEVFNGKCEKKKRTENGGELVQRQCRDFVLNTNAETTMDREASSSLMRKPRRKDQLGSTMKSIEVASKELVLSKNEIVNVDNAEATLTKTRVTIRARSEETMITDGCEWRKFGQKLSKGNPCPKACYRCSTSRGCSIQKQVQRCALDRTVAITTYEENRNLPLPAAAKEMVQTTSAAAKMLLSASTSSNDGQLNANLLTRTPLPCSSSIATISASAPFPTITIDYTQSPNTPQRNPYQFQTPLITHSSANSSTSLIPQIPNQNQSKFSGLQMSNDAAGASQLLAIPNIVQIVNAAIAANPNFPADLLAALTSIIGYNRLNNIAADNHDDNHVTEGNNNGSNNNVAEDNRNGNITGSSNNDGKK, from the exons ATGGATGCTACACACAGTACTATCCCTTTCCAAGTCTCATCCAATGAAAATCAAACCTTTCAAATCTCATCTCATGAAACAAGAATAGAGTTTGATTTCTTTAAGGACAACAACAATGACCATCATCATGTTGAGACTCAAGTTGATGATCATATTCATACTGATACACCATCTTTGTTGGAACTCAAGATGAGT ATTGGTCCCAATCCTGTTACTACCAATACTAGTAGTGATCAATCTTTGATGGATGATGACATGCCACCTAATTTAGAAGACAAAAAATTCAAGAGGGAG ATGGCTATTATTCAAGGCAAGATTGAACGAAAGAAAATGGAGAACTGCAGATTAAAAATGATGTATGATGAGCTTAGAACAGATTACAATTACATGCAGATgcgttttgagaaaatgatgcAAGACCATAATGTTAAGGAAGTTACAGGAAAAGAAGTATTTGATGGAAActttaaagagaaaaagagaacTGAGAATGGTGGAGTAATGGGGCCCATGAAATTTATGGATTTAGGATTGGCTAGTAATAAGGTTAAGGAAGTTAAAGGAAAAGAAgtttttgatggaaaatttggagacaaaaaGAGAATGAAGAATGATGGAGAATTAGTGAAAAGGAAATATGTTGATGCTGGATTGGATACTAATAAGGTTAAAGAAGTGTTTAATGGaaaatgtgaaaagaaaaagagaactGAGAATGGTGGAGAGCTGGTGCAAAGGCAATGTAGGGATTTTGTGTTGAATACTAATGCTGAGACTACGATGGATCGCGAAGCTTCTTCCTCGTTAATGAGAAAACCTAGAAGAAAGGATCAATTAGGATCGACGATGAAAAGCATCGAGGTTGCTTCGAAGGAGTTAGTTTTAAGTAAGAATGAGATTGTTAATGTTGATAATGCTGAGGCTACATTGACAAAAACAAGAGTTACAATTAGAGCTAGATCAGAAGAAACCATG ATAACTGATGGATGTGAATGGAGAAAGTTCGGACAGAAATTGTCGAAAGGAAACCCGTGTCCTAAAGCTTGTTATCGATGTAGCACATCCCGTGGTTGCTCAATCCAAAAACAG GTACAAAGGTGTGCTCTGGATAGAACAGTTGCCATCACAACATATGAAGAAAATCGTAACCTCCCGTTACCTGCAGCAGCCAAAGAAATGGTACAAACAACTTCAGCAGCTGCAAAGATGCTTCTTTCAGCATCAACATCAAGTAATGATGGACAATTGAATGCAAATTTACTCACAAGAACACCTCTTCCTTGTTCTTCAAGTATTGCAACTATCTCAGCTTCTGCTCCATTTCCAACAATTACAATTGATTATACTCAATCTCCAAATACTCCACAAAGGAACCCATATCAGTTTCAAACTCCTTTAATCACTCATAGTTCTGCAAATTCCTCAACTTCTCTGATCCCTCAAATACCTAATCAGAACCAATCAAAATTTTCTGGACTACAAATGTCAAACGATGCAGCTGGCGCTTCACAACTATTGGCAATACCAAATATTGTTCAGATAGTTAATGCTGCCATTGCTGCTAATCCAAATTTTCCTGCAGATTTGTTAGCTGCTCTTACTTCCATTATTGGTTATAATCGGCTAAATAACATTGCTGCTGATAATCATGACGACAACCATGTCACCGAAGGAAATAACAATGGTAGCAACAATAATGTCGCAGAAGACAATAGAAATGGAAACATCACAGGTAGCAGCAACAATGATGGGAAGAAATAA
- the LOC112420820 gene encoding uncharacterized protein: MLMENLLRSKEFWDLIENGVTIALENPTPEQEKAAKDSKLLDLKVKNYLFQSIDRTIMETRLVKDSAKDIWDAMRRKYQGSAKVKCAQLQALRKEFEILAMKEGETIDKYFAITLSIANKMTTHGEKMDQTLVVEKILRSLTSKFNYVLCSIHESNDVTTLSINELHSSLLVQEQRMKTQNQEIDIEQALKASNGGRGSVGYGRGRGRSGVRGRGRGRINNGSVECYKVSQAGTLSK; encoded by the coding sequence ATGCTTATGGAAAATCTTCTACGTTCCAAAGAGTTTTGGgatttaattgaaaatggtgTCACCATTGCTCTTGAGAATCCAACACCAGAACAAGAAAAAGCTGCAAAGGATAGTAAACTTCTTGATCTTAAGGTGAAAAACTATCTCTTTCAATCCATTGATAGAACAATCATGGAAACTAGATTGGTTAAAGATTCAGCTAAGGATATTTGGGATGCAATGCGTAGGAAGTATCAAGGTTCCGCCAAAGTGAAATGTGCTCAATTGCAAGCTTTGCGTAAAGAATTTGAGATTCTTGCAATGAAGGAAGGTGAAACTATTGATAAATACTTCGCAATAACTCTTTCTATTGCAAACAAGATGACAACACATGGTGAGAAGATGGATCAAACACTTGTTGTTGAAAAGATTCTGAGATCTTTAACAAGTAAATTTAATTACGTGCTGTGCTCAATTCATGAATCAAATGATGTAACTACACTCTCAATTAATGAACTTCATAGCAGTTTACTTGTTCAAGAACAACGCATGAAAACTCAAAATCAAgaaattgatattgaacaaGCTTTGAAGGCATCTAATGGTGGAAGAGGATCTGTAGGATATGGTAGAGGAAGAGGGCGTTCAGGTGTTAGAGGAAGGGGTAGAGGAAGAATTAACAATGGAAGTGTTGAATGCTACAAAGTGTCACAAGCTGGGACACTATCAAAATGA
- the LOC11445948 gene encoding senescence-specific cysteine protease SAG39 has translation MAANNHLYHISLALLLCLGLFAIQVTSRTLQDDMYERHRQWMSQYGKVYKDSQEREKRFKIFTENVNYIEAFNKGDNNKLYTLGVNQFADLTNDEFTSSRNKFKGHMCSSITRTSTFKYENASAIPSSVDWRKKGAVTPVKNQGQCGCCWAFSAVAATEGIHKLSTGKLISLSEQELVDCDTKGVDQGCEGGLMDDAFKFIIQNHGLNTEANYPYQGVDGTCNANKGSINAVTITGYEDVPTNNEQALQKAVANQPISVAIDASGSDFQFYKSGVFTGSCGTELDHGVTAVGYGVSNDGTKYWLVKNSWGTEWGEEGYIMMQRGVDAAEGLCGIAMQASYPTA, from the exons ATGGCTGCCAATAATCACTTATATCATATTTCATTGGCATTGCTTCTATGTTTAGGATTGTTTGCTATTCAAGTCACTTCTCGCACTCTCCAAGATGACATGTATGAGAGGCACCGGCAATGGATGAGTCAATATGGTAAAGTTTATAAGGATTCTCAAGAAAGGGAGAAACGTTTCAAGATATTCACTGAAAATGTGAATTACATTGAAGCTTTCAACAAAGGTGACAATAACAAGCTATACACACTAGGCGTTAATCAATTTGCCGACCTCACCAACGACGAGTTCACATCGTCTAGAAACAAGTTCAAGGGGCATATGTGCTCTTCAATCACAAGGACAAGTACTTTTAAGTATGAAAATGCAAGTGCAATTCCATCCTCGGTGGATTGGAGGAAGAAAGGAGCAGTTACACCTGTGAAGAACCAAGGACAATGTG GATGTTGTTGGGCGTTTTCTGCTGTTGCAGCAACCGAAGGAATTCATAAGTTGAGTACTGGAAAGTTGATCTCTTTATCAGAACAAGAACTCGTTGACTGTGACACGAAAGGTGTGGACCAAGGTTGTGAGGGTGGTCTTATGGACGATgctttcaaattcatcattcaaaATCATGGACTAAATACCGAAGCCAACTACCCTTATCAAGGTGTTGACGGGACATGCAACGCAAACAAAGGATCCATCAATGCAGTTACCATTACTGGGTATGAAGATGTCCCGACCAACAATGAGCAGGCACTACAAAAAGCAGTGGCTAATCAACCGATTTCCGTAGCCATTGATGCTAGTGGTTCCGACTTTCAATTCTACAAAAGTGGCGTCTTTACTGGTTCATGCGGAACTGAGTTGGATCATGGTGTTACCGCCGTGGGTTATGGTGTTAGTAATGATGGAACTAAGTATTGGTTGGTTAAAAACTCTTGGGGAACCGAATGGGGTGAAGAAGGATACATTATGATGCAAAGAGGTGTTGATGCTGCTGAAGGACTTTGTGGCATTGCAATGCAAGCATCATACCCTACTGcttaa